The sequence ACCTGACCCACAACGTGTACCGCGGGCGCATGGCCTACTGGGCGGACTTCTACGAGAAGCTGTTCAACTTCCGCGAGATCCGCTACTTCGACATCAAGGGCGAGTACACCGGCCTGACCTCCAAGGCCATGACCGCGCCGGACGGCATGATCCGCATCCCGCTGAACGAGGAGTCCTCGAAAGGCGCCGGGCAGATCGAGGAGTTCCTCATGCAGTTCAACGGCGAGGGCATCCAGCACGTAGCCTTCCTCACCGACGACCTGCTCAAGACCTGGGACGCGCTCAAGGGCATGGGCATGCGCTTCATGACCGCGCCGCCGCAGACCTACTACGAGATGCTCGAAGAACGCCTGCCCAACCATGGTGAGCCGGTGGAAGAGCTGCGCAGCCGCGGCATCCTCCTCGACGGCACCTCCGAGGGCGGCAGCCGTCGCCTGCTGCTGCAGATCTTCTCGGAAACCCTGATGGGCCCGGTGTTCTTCGAGTTCATCCAGCGCAAGGGCGACGACGGCTTCGGCGAAGGCAACTTCAAGGCGCTGTTCGAGTCGATCGAGCGCGACCAGATCCGCCGCGGCGTGCTGGAAACCAAGTAACGCCAGACCGGCCTGCCGGCCGGATCGTGGATGAATCCGCCCCTACGGAGGAAACACCCC is a genomic window of Pseudomonas knackmussii B13 containing:
- the hppD gene encoding 4-hydroxyphenylpyruvate dioxygenase codes for the protein MADLFENPMGLMGFEFIEFASPTPGVLEPIFASLGFSKVATHRSKDVHLYRQGDINLILNNEPKSLAAYFAAEHGPSVCGMAFRVKNAHQAYARALELGAQPVDIPTGPMELRLPAIKGIGGAPLYLIDRFGEGSSIYDIDFEFIEGVDRHPKGAGLKIIDHLTHNVYRGRMAYWADFYEKLFNFREIRYFDIKGEYTGLTSKAMTAPDGMIRIPLNEESSKGAGQIEEFLMQFNGEGIQHVAFLTDDLLKTWDALKGMGMRFMTAPPQTYYEMLEERLPNHGEPVEELRSRGILLDGTSEGGSRRLLLQIFSETLMGPVFFEFIQRKGDDGFGEGNFKALFESIERDQIRRGVLETK